One genomic segment of Elgaria multicarinata webbii isolate HBS135686 ecotype San Diego chromosome 21, rElgMul1.1.pri, whole genome shotgun sequence includes these proteins:
- the PEX19 gene encoding peroxisomal biogenesis factor 19 gives MAAPAPPPPQEDAELEQLLDSALDDFDKAKPAPVPATPPSTDAVGDSSSSEKSPGDAAKDSLFASQEKFFQDLFDSELASQATAEFEKAMKELAEEEPHLVEQFQKLSEAAGRVGSDAGSQQEFTSCLKETLSGLAKNADDLQNSSVPEAELAKTLEGLGLEEGDGEGNLLPIMQSIMQNLLSKDVLYPSLKEIMEKYPEWLHSHRDSLPKEQYEKYQEQHSIMGKICEQFEAEQPTDGDTEQKARFEAVLDLMQQLQDLGHPPKELAGESPPGLNFDLEGLNLPEAASAAGEQCRIM, from the exons ATGGCGGCGCCCGCCCCTCCGCCGCCGCAAGAAGACGCCGAgctggagcagctgctggaca GTGCTCTTGATGACTTCGATAAGGCCAAGCCGGCTCCGGTGCCAGCCACGCCCCCGTCCACTGATGCCGTCGGGGACAGCAGCAGCTCCGAGAAATCGCCTGGGGATGCAGCCAAA gactCCCTCTTTGCCTCGCAGGAGAAGTTCTTCCAGGACCTCTTTGACAGTGAGCTGGCCTCGCAAGCCACCGCTGAGTTCGAGAAGGCCATGAAGGAGCTGGCCGAAGAGGAGCCACACCTGGTCGAGCAGTTCCAGAAGCTCTCGGAGGCAGCGGGACGAGTCg GAAGCGACGCCGGGTCCCAGCAGGAGTTCACTTCCTGCTTGAAAGAGACGCTCAGCGGCTTGGCGAAGAACGCCGACGACTTGCAG AACTCGAGCGTGCCTGAGGCAGAGCTGGCGAAAACCCTGGAAGGCCTGGGCCTGGAGGAGGGCGACGGAGAAGGCAACCTGCTGCCCATCATGCAAAGCATCATGCAAAACCTGCTCTCCAAGGACGTCCTCTACCCCTCCCTCAAGGAGATCATGGAGAAA TATCCAGAGTGGCTGCACAGCCATCGGGACTCCTTGCCCAAGGAGCAGTACGAGAAGTACCAGGAGCAGCACAGCATCATGGGCAAAATCTGCGAGCAGTTTGAGGCGGAGCAGCCCACGGACGGCGACACGGAGCAGAAAGCCCGCTTCGAAGCAGTCCTGGACCTGATGCAGCAG CTCCAGGACCTGGGACATCCTCCTAAGGAATTGGCCGGAGAATCG CCGCCCGGCCTGAACTTTGACCTGGAAGGACTGAATCTGCCAGAGGCTGCCAGCGCGGCTGGAGAGCAGTGCCGGATCATGTGA
- the LRRC71 gene encoding leucine-rich repeat-containing protein 71, producing the protein MGKKGERGAKDKTAAALEEEARNAAKKAEHGEEEYQCTGILEQDFTELCTRAGFQEIPKVLIRPHPHSLTVVEEPDPQAEREGQSPLMQIQWKYAYFRPAIQVEQEHEDPKSTREIFIRSWKIEEKMLAIFAKCLPALPHLQAVHLWKVGLTDDTFLSLLAILTSCSPLKTLALEGNPLPLRSFYKLVAEETTLAHLSLRNNDIDDETAFLMGQALSSLKGSNKNLVSINLSYNHLTDVGATHLANGLRLNRSLLSLSLAHNQIGDEGAMKLAEVLGPFALTHTEVVERRRLLLEKECQERCRMPARHSEAKNERPSSHVSNTAIDKLQTAKATKATAKKKEPAKKEEKGQGSGAAVVQAAAAAAAAAAQAKKEDAKQAKKAVPAADQKSVRGKGMKSGTKDKRTQVQEVEVTEPTEMVNPLLEQAEHREGKVFLPGNRVLIYLNLMRNQVTEAGLKAFLATVEQQASRGAPGGKGPMGLLRLALGKNDFPAESKTFARIQELMVARDPLPKAGAAARAADEELAAAV; encoded by the exons atggggaagaagggggagCGGGGCGCCAAAGACAAGACCGCGGCTGCCTTGGAGGAAGAGGCCAGGAATGCGGCCAAGAAGGCCGAGCACGGGGAAG AGGAGTACCAGTGCACGGGGATCCTGGAGCAGGACTTCACGGAGCTCTGCACCCGCGCGGGATTCCAAGAGATCCCCAAGGTCCTGATaagaccccacccccactctctcaCTGTCGTAG AGGAGCCCGACCCGCAAGCCGAGAGGGAAGGGCAGAGCCCCCTCATGCAGATCCAGTGGAAGTACGCCTACTTCCGCCCCGCCATCCAGGTGGAACAGGAGCACGAAGACCCCAAGTCCACCCGGGAGATCTTCATCCGGA GCTGGAAGATCGAAGAGAAGATGCTGGCCATCTTTGCCAAGTGCCTGCCggccctcccccacctccaggcAGTCCA CCTCTGGAAGGTTGGTCTGACGGACGACACCTTCCTCTCGCTCCTCGCCATCTTGACCAGCTGCAGCCCGCTCAA GACGCTGGCCTTGGAAGGCAACCCGCTGCCCCTTCGGTCGTTCTACAAGCTCGTTGCCGAAGAGACCAC CTTGGCTCACCTCTCCCTGCGGAACAATGACATTGACGACGAGACGGCCTTCCTCATGGGCCAGGCGCTCTCCTCACTCAAGGGCTCCAACAAGAACCTCGTCTCCATCAACCTCAGCTACAACCACCTCACGGACGTGGGGGCCACCCACCTGGCCAAC GGCTTGCGGCTCAACCGTTCGCTGCTCTCCTTGTCGTTGGCCCACAACCAGATCGGAGACGAGGGAGCCATGAAGCTGGCCGAG gTTCTGGGCCCCTTTGCCCTCACCCACACGGAGGTGGTGGAGCGTCGGCGTCTGCTGCTAGAGAAGGAGTGCCAGGAGCGATGCCGTATG CCAGCGAGGCACTCGGAGGCCAAGAACGAGCGGCCCTCCAGCCACGTGAGCAACACGGCCATTGACAAGTTGCAAACGGCCAAGGCCACCAAAGCCACCGCCAAGAAGAAA GAACCTgcgaagaaggaggagaagggccAGGGGAGCGGAGCGGCGGTTGTGcaagcggcagcagcggcggcggcggcggcagcccagGCCAAGAAGGAAGATGCCAAGCAAGCCAAGAAAG CCGTACCCGCCGCCGACCAGAAGTCCGTTCGCGGCAAAGGAATGAAATCCGGCACCAAAGACAAGCGGACCCAAGTGCAAGAAGTGGAG GTGACGGAGCCCACCGAGATGGTGAACCCGCTGCTAGAGCAAGCAGAGCACCGAGAGGGGAAAGTCTTCCTGCCGGGCAATCGGGTTCTCATCTACCTCAACCTCATGC GCAACCAGGTCACAGAGGCCGGCTTGAAGGCCTTCCTGGCCACGGTGGAACAGCAGGCCAGTCGGGGGGCGCCTGGCGGCAAAGGGCCAATGGGCCTCCTGCGCCTGGCGCTGGGG AAAAACGACTTCCCTGCAGAGAGCAAGACCTTTGCCAGGATCCAAGAGCTGATGGTTGCGCGGGACCCTCTTCCCAAGGCCGGGGCAGCGGCCAGGGCGGCCGACGAGGAGCTCGCCGCAGCGGTCTAG